Proteins from a genomic interval of Quercus lobata isolate SW786 chromosome 11, ValleyOak3.0 Primary Assembly, whole genome shotgun sequence:
- the LOC115967113 gene encoding probable (S)-N-methylcoclaurine 3'-hydroxylase isozyme 2, protein MDQKAIVREIDYLFFFSLLLLLATLSYLYYYKHKLSKNPPLPPGPFAWPIVGNIFQMGRDLHSILANLARTHGPLMSLRLGTQLNIIASSPAAASEILKTHDRILSGRYVTHASPIINPKLNFSIGGAPECNDHWRSLRTICKADLFSAKVLESQKHIREKKVRELVSFLGSKEGEIVNLGGTVYITVTNILSNVIFSMDFLDFDGNGMGKELRKFIDEMAELMITPDLSNLYPILGALDFQGIQKKRDKLIEKFIAIWEDIIKKRQKQESAILVHGDVLDTLIKDGHTNDQINQLIMELLMAGTVSTSIVIEWAMAELMKNQNVMDKLHDELERGIGTDIVKESHLAHLPYLEACVKETLRLHPLGPLLLPHRALQTCQVMGYTVPKNSQVLVNVWAIGRDPMIWNDPLSFKPERFLDSCLDIKGNNFDYMPFGAGRKICPGQPLAIKQVRFILALLLHSFDWFLPGNMNSTELDMNDHFSLTLRKKQPLQLIPKGRK, encoded by the exons ATGGATCAAAAGGCAATAGTGAGGGAGATTGACTACCTGTTTTTCTTCAGTCTCCTTCTCCTTCTAGCAACTCTCTCTTATCTTTATTATTACAAGCACAAACTGTCTAAAAATCCACCACTCCCACCAGGTCCATTTGCATGGCCTATTGTTGGAAACATTTTCCAAATGGGAAGGGATCTCCATTCCATACTTGCCAACTTAGCTAGAACCCATGGTCCACTCATGTCTCTACGGCTTGGCACCCAACTTAACATCATTGCATCATCACCAGCCGCAGCAAGCGAAATTCTTAAGACCCATGACCGAATATTGTCAGGCCGCTATGTTACACATGCCTCTCCAATCATAAACCCAAAACTCAACTTCTCAATTGGAGGTGCCCCTGAGTGCAACGATCATTGGAGGTCCTTAAGGACTATCTGTAAAGCTGACCTTTTTTCAGCGAAAGTATTGGAATCTCAAAAACACATAAGAGAGAAGAAGGTGAGGGAGTTGGTGAGTTTTCTGGGTTCTAAGGAAGGTGAGATAGTGAATCTTGGAGGGACAGTCTATATTACTGTTACTAATATCTTGAGTAATGTGATATTTTCAATGGACTTTTTGGACTTTGACGGTAATGGAATGGGCAAAGAGTTAAGGAAATTTATAGATGAAATGGCAGAGTTGATGATTACTCCTGATTTATCAAATTTGTATCCTATATTGGGTGCATTGGATTTTCAAGGTATACAAAAGAAacgtgataaattaattgaaaaatttaTTGCCATTTGGGaggatattataaaaaaaagacaaaagcaaGAGAGTGCTATTTTAGTTCATGGAGATGTTTTGGATACTTTGATTAAAGATGGGCACACAAATGATCAGATCAATCAATTGATTATg GAGCTACTTATGGCTGGTACTGTCTCAACTAGCATTGTAATTGAATGGGCAATGGCAGAACtgatgaaaaatcaaaatgtcaTGGATAAACTCCATGATGAACTTGAACGTGGAATTGGTACAGACATCGTGAAAGAATCTCATTTAGCCCATCTTCCTTACCTAGAAGCTTGTGTCAAAGAGACGCTTAGATTGCACCCTCTAGGACCACTACTCCTTCCTCACCGTGCCTTGCAAACATGCCAAGTGATGGGCTATACAGTGCCTAAAAACTCTCAAGTTTTGGTTAACGTATGGGCAATTGGTCGAGATCCTATGATTTGGAATGATCCATTGAGCTTCAAACCTGAGCGGTTTCTTGACTCATGCTTGGATATTAAGGGAAATAATTTTGACTATATGCCTTTTGGAGCAGGAAGGAAAATTTGCCCTGGACAACCTTTGGCTATTAAGCAAGTTCGATTTATTTTGGCATTACTGCTTCACTCATTTGATTGGTTTCTTCCAGGCAATATGAATTCAACTGAGCTAGACATGAATGATCATTTCTCCCTAA
- the LOC115967114 gene encoding uncharacterized protein LOC115967114, with the protein MENDDRPVIVFGGYDCRKPASHRSKTMEMEWELDISVVSIQKYPMDHDIEILDALLLQQTVSISAALLKQPQEEPVAEMMDCKNSQIAANGRIGSYIHDSRIGVLTEVNCETDFVCRSENFKDLVDDLAMQVAVCPKVQFVSIENIPESFVNKERELEMQRDDDLLSKPENIREKIVEGRVSKMLRELAILEQPFNKNDNILVKDLLKQTIATIGENIEVKRFVRFTLGETIENTKTGIEA; encoded by the exons ATGGAAAACGATGATAGACCAGTGATCGTTTTTGGTGGGTATGACTGTCGCAAACCAGCTTCACATAGAAGCAAAACAATGGAGATGGAGTG GGAGTTAGATATTTCCGTTGTATCCATCCAGAAATATCCCATGGATCATGACATAGAAATCTTGGATGCGTTGTTGCT CCAACAAACAGTATCAATCTCTGCCGCATTACTTAAACAACCACAAGAAGAACCTGTAGCAGAGATGATGGATTGCAAGAA CAGCCAAATTGCAGCTAACGGTAGAATTGGGTCCTACATTCATGATTCTCGTATAGGGGTTTTAACTGAAGTGAACTGCGAGACTGACTTTGTTTGTagaagtgaaaattttaaggaCTTGGTTGATGATCTGGCAATGCAGGTCGCGGTCTGCCCGAAAGTGCAGTTTGTATCCATTGAGAACATTCCGGAGAGCTTTGTGAACAAGGAAAGAGAGCTTGAAATGCAACGAGATGATGACCTCCTATCAAAACCTGAGAACATTAGAGAGAAAATTGTTGAGGGAAGGGTCTCAAAGATGCTTAGAGAGCTTGCTATTCTAGAGCAACCTTTCAATAAGAATGACAATATTCTGGTTAAGGACTTGTTGAAACAAACTATAGCTACAATTGGGGAGAATATAGAAGTAAAAAGGTTTGTTCGGTTCACTCTTGGGGAAACaattgaaaatacaaaaacaggAATTGAAGCATGA